A stretch of the Neisseria sp. DTU_2020_1000833_1_SI_GRL_NUU_006 genome encodes the following:
- a CDS encoding metal ABC transporter ATP-binding protein yields MSIVVENLTVSYRTRPAVHHVGIEFAEHSMWAVCGPNGAGKSTFLKAVMGLQQVDTGRVLLQNLQRKDIAYLPQQSDIDRGQPMTVFELAAMGLWYEIGFFGRVDAAQRTRVLDALARVGMRDFADRQIAHLSNGQFQRVLFARMLAQGAKFLLLDEPFNAVDARTTYALLDVLRQCNEEGQAIIAVLHDYAQVRDYFSDTLLLAREKVAAGRTPSVLTDENLARANMLMQRQESEDWCDV; encoded by the coding sequence ATGAGTATCGTTGTTGAAAATCTGACGGTCAGCTACCGGACACGGCCTGCCGTACACCATGTCGGCATCGAATTTGCCGAGCATTCGATGTGGGCGGTCTGCGGGCCGAACGGGGCGGGCAAATCAACTTTCTTAAAAGCGGTCATGGGTTTGCAGCAAGTCGATACGGGACGCGTCCTCCTGCAAAACCTGCAACGCAAAGACATCGCCTATCTGCCGCAGCAGTCGGACATCGACCGCGGCCAGCCGATGACGGTTTTCGAACTGGCGGCGATGGGTTTGTGGTACGAAATCGGCTTCTTCGGACGGGTTGACGCGGCGCAGCGTACCCGTGTTTTGGATGCGCTTGCGCGCGTCGGTATGCGGGATTTTGCCGACAGGCAGATCGCGCATTTGTCCAACGGCCAGTTTCAGCGCGTTTTATTTGCGCGTATGCTGGCGCAGGGGGCAAAATTCCTGCTTTTGGACGAACCTTTCAACGCCGTCGATGCGCGCACGACTTACGCGCTTTTGGACGTATTGCGCCAATGCAATGAGGAAGGGCAGGCAATTATCGCGGTGTTACACGATTATGCGCAGGTACGCGATTATTTTTCGGACACGCTGTTGCTGGCCCGGGAAAAGGTTGCGGCGGGCAGGACGCCGTCCGTCCTGACCGATGAAAACCTTGCCCGCGCGAATATGCTGATGCAGCGGCAGGAGTCGGAGGACTGGTGCGACGTATAG
- a CDS encoding peptide ABC transporter substrate-binding protein, with protein MLPNKPYSISALSLAIVLALSACHREVKPAPEFKRSEYNKIVISNAVEPSTLDPQKSSDMAAGAIIRQMMDGLVSTDAEGKTIPALALKWEPSDEGRVWTFHLRDANWSNGDPITAEDFVYSFRRLADPATAAPNSSYLEDAKIQGAAEILQGKAKPDTLGVKALDKKTLQFTLTAPVPYFPDMLIQQFTYPVHRATVEKFGEKWTQPGNYVSSGAYILKEWHVNSHITMDKNPAYYDSKKVSIPRAVFLASGKEYDRYRADEVDVTYGIPSDQIKIAEKEFPGQVRRATLLCSWFLEPNLESAEFKNPKVRRALNLLTDRAIITKVAARGDKEAFQLTPPNMQGGGESAPAWKPLKREARIAEAEKLLREAGYSEEKPFEFQIVYTTSEAAKKQITALQSIWKATVPFVRPTLMNEEWKTFLDKRMQGNFSMAFAGWCSDYNDPAGMLNIFKSNNPNNAFHYKNPEFDKLMNSTLEAGISAEERARRYVSAEAMLQRDDAFIPLYHQVSINLVKPDIQGYSDRDPLKNYTVKNWSFAPKK; from the coding sequence GTGCTGCCGAACAAACCTTATTCCATATCGGCTTTATCGCTTGCCATAGTGCTTGCGCTGTCGGCGTGTCATCGCGAAGTCAAGCCCGCGCCCGAATTCAAGCGCAGCGAATACAATAAAATCGTCATCAGCAACGCGGTCGAACCGAGTACGCTCGACCCGCAAAAAAGCTCGGATATGGCGGCAGGCGCGATTATCCGTCAGATGATGGATGGCTTGGTCAGTACAGATGCCGAAGGCAAAACCATTCCCGCTTTGGCGTTGAAATGGGAGCCGTCAGACGAAGGGCGCGTTTGGACGTTCCACCTGCGCGATGCAAATTGGAGCAACGGCGACCCGATTACCGCCGAAGATTTCGTTTACAGCTTCCGCCGCCTCGCCGATCCCGCAACCGCCGCGCCTAACAGCAGCTATTTGGAAGACGCGAAAATACAGGGTGCGGCGGAAATCCTGCAAGGCAAGGCGAAGCCGGATACTTTGGGCGTCAAGGCTTTGGACAAGAAAACGCTGCAATTTACGCTCACCGCGCCCGTGCCGTATTTCCCCGATATGCTGATTCAGCAGTTCACCTACCCCGTCCACCGCGCCACGGTCGAGAAATTCGGCGAAAAATGGACGCAGCCGGGCAATTATGTTTCCAGCGGCGCATACATCCTCAAAGAATGGCACGTCAACAGCCACATCACCATGGATAAAAACCCTGCTTATTACGACAGCAAAAAAGTATCCATCCCGCGGGCGGTGTTCCTCGCCAGCGGCAAAGAATACGACCGCTACCGCGCCGACGAAGTGGACGTTACCTACGGCATCCCTTCCGACCAGATTAAGATTGCCGAGAAAGAATTTCCCGGTCAGGTTCGGCGCGCGACTTTGCTGTGTTCTTGGTTTTTAGAGCCGAACTTGGAATCCGCCGAATTTAAAAATCCCAAAGTCCGCCGCGCGCTCAACCTGCTGACCGACCGCGCCATCATTACCAAGGTTGCCGCACGCGGCGACAAGGAAGCGTTCCAGCTTACCCCGCCGAATATGCAGGGCGGCGGCGAGTCTGCGCCTGCGTGGAAGCCGCTGAAACGCGAAGCGCGTATTGCCGAAGCAGAAAAACTCTTGCGCGAAGCGGGTTATAGCGAAGAGAAACCGTTCGAGTTCCAAATCGTCTATACCACCAGCGAGGCCGCCAAAAAACAAATCACCGCGCTGCAATCCATTTGGAAGGCGACCGTGCCGTTCGTTCGCCCCACGTTGATGAACGAAGAATGGAAAACCTTCTTGGACAAGCGCATGCAGGGCAATTTCAGCATGGCGTTCGCGGGCTGGTGTTCCGACTACAACGACCCTGCAGGCATGCTCAATATTTTCAAATCCAACAATCCGAACAACGCCTTCCATTACAAGAATCCCGAGTTTGACAAGCTGATGAACAGCACGCTCGAAGCGGGCATTTCCGCCGAAGAACGCGCTCGCCGCTACGTCAGCGCCGAGGCGATGCTGCAACGCGACGACGCCTTTATCCCGCTGTATCACCAAGTCAGCATCAATCTGGTGAAACCCGACATCCAAGGCTACTCCGACCGCGACCCGCTGAAAAACTATACTGTCAAGAATTGGTCGTTTGCACCCAAGAAGTGA
- a CDS encoding porin encodes MKKLLMIAVAVPLAVPALASDNEAKIGGRIFTSIEHERNGKGQSATDISDNNSRIWIMGSEKLDKDLKLIYGINSFVAFDYNGWSTDDSYIGLRGDFGTVRAGWLSTPMHYLTGEQDAFNGNNHTQTMGRMTRFGGREIALNYESKTFDNGFNYRVQIAPGANKYKDRKRNGDWMAGLGLHYKHPTNGFNAHYALEYARNGSPDDTKDRQVHSMKVGYDKDNLYLAAGMMYARNVADKFHWEDETKTNTNTRDFQVTAGYTMGNITPKLGVAYGRSDTGKNYKQLAFNTEYKFSKRTTLSFNSGVVKESKDPKTGWAAGISLEHSLQ; translated from the coding sequence ATGAAGAAGTTATTAATGATTGCGGTTGCCGTCCCGCTTGCCGTCCCCGCATTGGCATCCGATAACGAAGCCAAAATCGGCGGACGGATATTTACTTCTATCGAACACGAACGCAACGGCAAAGGGCAATCCGCTACCGATATATCCGACAACAACAGCCGTATCTGGATTATGGGCAGTGAAAAACTCGACAAAGACCTCAAGCTCATCTACGGCATCAATTCATTCGTCGCCTTCGACTACAACGGCTGGAGTACAGACGACTCCTATATCGGTCTGCGCGGCGATTTCGGTACCGTCCGCGCCGGCTGGCTCAGTACCCCCATGCACTACCTGACCGGCGAACAAGACGCGTTCAACGGCAACAACCACACCCAAACCATGGGGCGCATGACCCGTTTCGGCGGCCGTGAAATCGCCCTGAACTACGAATCCAAAACCTTCGACAACGGCTTCAACTACCGCGTCCAAATCGCGCCCGGTGCCAACAAATATAAAGACAGGAAACGCAACGGCGACTGGATGGCGGGCTTAGGTTTGCACTACAAACACCCGACCAACGGCTTCAACGCCCACTACGCCCTCGAATACGCCCGCAACGGCTCGCCTGACGATACCAAAGACAGACAGGTTCATTCCATGAAAGTCGGCTACGACAAAGACAACCTCTACCTCGCCGCCGGCATGATGTACGCCCGCAATGTCGCCGACAAATTCCACTGGGAAGACGAAACCAAAACCAATACCAACACCCGCGATTTCCAAGTGACCGCCGGCTACACCATGGGCAACATCACCCCTAAACTCGGCGTCGCCTACGGCCGCTCCGATACCGGCAAGAACTACAAACAGCTCGCGTTCAACACCGAATACAAATTTTCCAAACGCACGACCCTCTCGTTCAACTCAGGCGTAGTCAAAGAAAGCAAAGACCCCAAAACCGGCTGGGCGGCAGGCATTTCGCTGGAACACAGCCTGCAATAA
- the oppB gene encoding oligopeptide ABC transporter permease OppB, protein MLKFIIRRILSAIPTMLVLITVSFFMMRLAPGSPFTGDKNVPPAVLANIEAKYHLNDPMYLQYFNYLKQLAHGDLGPSFKYKDYNVNELLAQALPVSVELGVYAFIVSTVLGVLMGTIAALRRNTWADYTIMTAAMTGIVVPSFVKAPIMIFIFAITLKWLPAGGWNDGSLTSLILPVAALSIGYVAGLARITRGAMIEVLNSPYIRTARAKGLSMNSIVLRHALRPAMLPILSYLVPAFVGIITGAIVIESVFGLPGIGQLFVNGALNRDYGMILGLTILVGVLTIVFNAILDILYALIDPKIRY, encoded by the coding sequence ATGCTGAAATTCATCATCCGCCGCATACTTTCCGCCATCCCCACCATGCTGGTACTGATTACCGTCTCATTCTTCATGATGCGGCTCGCACCCGGCAGCCCCTTCACCGGCGACAAAAACGTACCGCCCGCCGTACTGGCCAACATCGAGGCCAAATACCACCTGAACGACCCGATGTACCTGCAATACTTCAACTATCTCAAACAACTCGCCCACGGCGACCTCGGCCCCTCGTTCAAATACAAAGACTACAACGTCAACGAGCTGCTCGCCCAAGCTCTGCCCGTCTCCGTCGAACTGGGCGTGTACGCCTTCATCGTCTCCACCGTCTTGGGCGTACTCATGGGCACCATCGCCGCACTCAGGCGCAACACCTGGGCGGACTACACCATCATGACCGCCGCCATGACCGGCATCGTCGTCCCCAGCTTCGTCAAAGCCCCCATTATGATTTTCATCTTCGCCATCACCCTCAAATGGCTGCCGGCCGGCGGCTGGAATGACGGCTCGTTGACCAGCCTCATCCTGCCCGTCGCCGCCCTCTCCATCGGCTATGTCGCAGGCCTCGCCCGCATCACGCGCGGCGCGATGATAGAAGTGTTGAACAGCCCCTACATCCGCACCGCCCGCGCCAAAGGATTATCGATGAACAGCATCGTCCTGCGCCACGCCCTGCGTCCCGCCATGCTGCCCATCCTCTCCTATCTCGTTCCCGCCTTCGTCGGCATCATCACTGGCGCCATCGTCATCGAAAGCGTCTTCGGGCTGCCCGGCATCGGACAACTCTTCGTCAACGGCGCGCTCAACCGCGACTACGGCATGATCTTGGGGCTGACCATCCTCGTCGGCGTACTGACCATCGTCTTCAACGCCATACTCGACATCCTCTACGCCCTGATCGACCCCAAAATCCGCTATTAA
- a CDS encoding ABC transporter ATP-binding protein, with the protein MTTPLLTVENLDIRFQLHEKTVHSVRNISFQVAKGETLALVGESGSGKSVTAMSLMRLLPENTTLYGQDSRITFDGTSILDADEKTLRSLRGGRISFIFQEPMTSLNPFMKIGTQLTEALRVHNKTITRKAARERILDLLNRVGIREAERRLKQYPHEFSGGQLQRIMIAMALLNDPALLIADEPTTALDVTIQAEILDLLHDLQKQMGMAIIFITHDLGLAEHYAETVCVMKDGEIVERGKIKQVFANPTHPYTAQLIHSVPKGMKDPVEGNPPELIRADNINVHFTLKHNFFGKPLKTFHAVKNISLAIRQGETLGIVGESGSGKSTLGKAIMQMLPYQGSIHFDGSDLAALTPERARQLKAERQMVFQDPYGSLSPRLTVGEIIGEGLTVHRPEMTKTQRTELVLKVLDEVSLPADALNRYPHEFSGGQRQRIAIARALILRPKFILLDEPTSALDRSVQIKVVELLRGLQTKYGLTYIFISHDLSVVRAVSDNVAVMQHGELVEYGSADQIFHHPQKDYTKRLINAAFDL; encoded by the coding sequence ATGACCACCCCATTACTCACCGTCGAAAACCTCGACATCCGCTTCCAGCTCCACGAAAAAACCGTCCACTCCGTGCGCAACATCAGCTTCCAAGTCGCCAAAGGCGAAACCCTCGCCCTCGTCGGCGAATCCGGTTCCGGCAAATCCGTTACCGCCATGTCTCTCATGCGCCTTTTGCCCGAAAACACCACCCTTTACGGACAAGACTCACGCATCACCTTCGACGGCACATCCATCCTCGACGCAGACGAAAAAACCCTCCGCAGCCTGCGCGGCGGACGTATCAGCTTCATCTTCCAAGAGCCCATGACCTCGCTGAACCCCTTCATGAAAATCGGCACCCAGCTCACAGAAGCCCTGCGCGTCCACAACAAAACCATCACCCGCAAAGCCGCCCGCGAACGCATCCTCGACCTCCTCAACCGCGTCGGCATCCGCGAAGCAGAACGTCGTCTGAAACAATACCCCCACGAATTCTCAGGCGGCCAGCTCCAGCGCATCATGATCGCCATGGCGCTGCTCAACGACCCCGCTCTGCTCATCGCCGACGAACCCACCACCGCCCTCGACGTCACCATTCAAGCAGAAATCCTCGACCTCCTGCACGACCTCCAAAAACAAATGGGCATGGCGATTATCTTCATCACCCACGACCTCGGACTCGCCGAACACTACGCCGAAACCGTCTGCGTCATGAAAGACGGCGAAATCGTCGAGCGCGGCAAAATCAAACAAGTCTTCGCCAACCCGACCCACCCCTACACCGCCCAACTCATCCACTCCGTCCCAAAAGGCATGAAAGACCCCGTAGAAGGCAACCCGCCCGAGCTCATCCGTGCCGACAACATCAACGTCCACTTCACCCTCAAACACAACTTCTTCGGCAAACCCCTCAAAACCTTCCACGCCGTCAAAAACATCAGCCTCGCCATCCGCCAAGGCGAAACCCTCGGCATCGTCGGCGAATCCGGTTCCGGCAAATCCACGCTCGGCAAAGCCATCATGCAAATGCTCCCCTACCAAGGCAGCATACACTTCGACGGCAGCGACCTCGCCGCCCTCACCCCCGAACGCGCGCGCCAGCTCAAAGCCGAACGCCAAATGGTCTTCCAAGACCCCTACGGCTCACTCTCCCCTCGCCTCACCGTCGGCGAAATCATAGGCGAAGGCCTCACCGTCCACCGCCCCGAAATGACCAAAACCCAGCGCACCGAACTCGTCCTCAAAGTCCTGGACGAAGTCTCCCTGCCCGCCGACGCCCTCAACCGCTACCCGCACGAATTCTCAGGCGGACAACGCCAACGCATCGCCATCGCCCGCGCCCTCATCCTGCGGCCCAAGTTCATCCTCCTCGACGAACCCACCTCCGCCCTCGACCGCTCCGTCCAAATCAAAGTCGTCGAACTGCTGCGCGGACTCCAAACCAAATACGGACTGACCTACATCTTCATCAGCCACGACCTCTCCGTCGTCCGCGCCGTCAGCGACAACGTCGCCGTCATGCAGCACGGAGAACTCGTCGAATACGGCAGCGCAGACCAAATCTTCCACCACCCGCAGAAAGACTACACCAAACGCCTCATCAACGCCGCCTTCGACCTCTGA
- a CDS encoding aminopeptidase P family protein codes for MNTVSNYLSALRDAMKAQGLDALVIPSADPHLSEYLPAHWQARRELSGFTGSVGTFVVTADEAGVWVDSRYWEQATKQLAGSGIELQKSGQVPPYNEWLAANLPENAAVGIPSDMVSLTGKRTLAQSLTAKNIRIEHPDDLLDRVWSSRPAIPAETVFIHDPAYISETAAEKLARVRAVMEEKGADYHLVSSLDDIAWLTNLRGSDVPFNPVFVSFLLIGKDNAVLFTDQGRLNAEAAAALQTAGITVEPYAQVADKLAQIDGALLIEPNKTAVSTLVRLPESVRLIEGINPSTFFKSVKSEADIAHIREAMEQDGAALCGFFAEFEDIIDNGGSLTEIDVDTMLHRYRSARPGFISLSFDTIAGFNANAALPHYSATPESHSTISGNGLLLIDSGAQYKGGTTDITRVVPVGTPSAEQKRDNTLVLKAHIALAEAVFPENILSPMIDAICRKPLWQAQCDYGHGTGHGVGYFLNVHEGPQVIACAAVPGPQHAMKKGMVTSIEPGLYRPGKWGIRIENLAANQAVANPQETEFGSFLYFETLTLCPIDTRLMDTAMMTDGEIDWVNRYHAEVRCRLEPLTEGAAKAWLIKRTEPLAR; via the coding sequence ATGAATACCGTATCGAATTACCTGTCCGCATTGCGCGACGCCATGAAAGCGCAAGGTTTGGACGCACTCGTCATCCCCTCCGCCGACCCCCATCTTTCCGAATACCTGCCCGCACACTGGCAGGCGCGCCGCGAGTTGTCGGGCTTTACCGGCTCGGTCGGCACGTTCGTCGTAACCGCCGATGAAGCAGGCGTTTGGGTGGACAGCCGCTATTGGGAACAAGCCACCAAACAGCTTGCAGGCAGCGGCATCGAGCTGCAAAAAAGCGGGCAAGTTCCGCCATATAACGAATGGCTCGCGGCAAACCTGCCCGAAAACGCCGCCGTCGGCATACCTTCCGATATGGTGTCGCTCACCGGCAAACGCACTTTGGCGCAATCCCTGACCGCCAAAAACATCCGCATCGAACACCCCGACGACCTGCTTGACCGCGTATGGAGCAGCCGCCCAGCCATCCCCGCCGAAACCGTGTTCATCCACGACCCCGCCTACATCTCTGAAACTGCCGCCGAAAAACTCGCCCGCGTGCGCGCCGTCATGGAGGAAAAAGGCGCGGATTACCACTTGGTTTCCTCGCTTGACGACATCGCTTGGCTGACCAACCTGCGCGGCAGCGACGTGCCTTTCAATCCCGTTTTCGTGTCCTTCCTGCTTATCGGCAAAGACAACGCCGTCCTGTTTACCGACCAAGGTCGTCTGAACGCCGAGGCTGCCGCCGCGCTGCAAACCGCCGGCATTACAGTCGAACCTTATGCCCAAGTTGCCGACAAACTCGCGCAAATCGATGGCGCGCTGCTCATCGAGCCGAACAAAACCGCCGTCAGCACGCTCGTGCGCCTGCCCGAAAGCGTGCGCCTTATCGAAGGCATCAACCCCTCCACCTTCTTCAAATCCGTCAAATCCGAAGCCGACATCGCCCACATCCGCGAAGCGATGGAACAAGACGGCGCGGCATTGTGCGGCTTCTTCGCCGAGTTTGAAGACATCATCGACAATGGCGGCAGCCTGACCGAAATCGACGTGGACACCATGCTCCACCGCTACCGCAGCGCACGTCCGGGCTTCATTTCATTGAGTTTCGACACCATCGCAGGCTTCAACGCCAACGCCGCCCTGCCGCATTACAGCGCAACGCCCGAAAGCCACAGCACCATCAGCGGCAACGGCCTCCTGCTCATCGACTCCGGCGCGCAATACAAAGGCGGCACGACCGACATCACCCGCGTCGTCCCCGTCGGCACACCGAGTGCCGAACAAAAACGCGACAACACCCTCGTCCTCAAAGCCCATATCGCACTTGCCGAAGCCGTGTTCCCCGAAAACATCCTCTCGCCGATGATAGACGCCATCTGCCGCAAACCCCTGTGGCAGGCGCAATGCGACTACGGCCACGGCACAGGCCACGGCGTAGGCTATTTCCTCAACGTCCACGAAGGCCCGCAAGTCATCGCCTGCGCCGCCGTTCCCGGTCCGCAGCACGCCATGAAAAAGGGCATGGTGACCTCCATCGAACCCGGACTCTACCGTCCCGGCAAATGGGGCATCCGCATTGAGAACCTCGCCGCCAACCAAGCCGTCGCCAATCCGCAGGAAACCGAGTTCGGCAGCTTCCTCTACTTCGAAACCCTGACCCTCTGCCCCATCGACACCCGCCTGATGGACACCGCCATGATGACCGACGGCGAAATCGACTGGGTCAACCGCTACCACGCCGAAGTCCGCTGCCGCCTCGAGCCGCTGACCGAAGGCGCGGCAAAAGCATGGCTGATCAAACGCACCGAACCGCTGGCGCGTTAA
- a CDS encoding phage holin family protein gives MGIRQNIEHTKTLLNQGIDLLLLRMQILNLDLSEQAKNVFLIIIWLVVSGILMLVAFISLLFGLNRVLTDSAAIWVFFGISAASIAVITILLYRVIYNWRNQNNQIAATLQDIRADIACLRGLDMQEGE, from the coding sequence ATGGGTATCAGACAGAATATAGAACATACAAAAACCCTGCTGAACCAGGGTATTGATTTGCTTTTGCTTCGAATGCAGATTTTGAATTTGGATTTGTCTGAGCAGGCAAAAAATGTGTTTCTCATCATCATATGGCTGGTCGTATCTGGGATATTGATGTTGGTTGCATTCATCAGCCTGTTGTTTGGACTGAATCGGGTGTTGACGGATAGTGCAGCGATATGGGTGTTTTTCGGTATTTCCGCTGCCAGCATTGCTGTGATCACCATTCTGCTTTACAGGGTGATTTATAACTGGCGCAACCAAAATAATCAAATCGCTGCTACTTTGCAGGACATCCGTGCAGACATTGCCTGCCTGCGTGGTTTGGATATGCAGGAAGGAGAATGA
- a CDS encoding DUF883 family protein, whose protein sequence is MKKQNFDSRKESLLNDIQDVMNDIEELYSKGVEAGSEEGKKAKEKLQEKLGAAKDRMLRFEEEAGDKIRYHADRVREKYDDLEDFAEDGLKEGKKRLVEFGEEAGDRIKSGARQADEVVHDNPYYAMGFAALAGLVVGVLLNRR, encoded by the coding sequence ATGAAAAAGCAAAATTTCGATTCCCGCAAGGAAAGCTTGTTGAATGACATTCAAGATGTAATGAATGATATTGAAGAGCTGTACAGCAAAGGTGTGGAAGCCGGTTCTGAAGAAGGCAAGAAAGCCAAAGAGAAATTGCAGGAAAAACTCGGTGCTGCCAAAGACCGCATGCTCCGTTTCGAAGAAGAAGCTGGCGACAAAATCAGATATCACGCTGACCGTGTGCGCGAAAAATATGACGACTTGGAAGATTTTGCCGAAGATGGTTTGAAGGAAGGTAAAAAACGTTTGGTAGAATTCGGTGAAGAAGCTGGTGACCGCATTAAAAGCGGTGCGCGTCAAGCCGACGAAGTCGTTCATGACAATCCTTATTACGCTATGGGTTTTGCTGCGCTGGCCGGATTGGTTGTTGGCGTATTGCTGAACCGTAGATAA
- a CDS encoding metal ABC transporter permease, whose product MNLYDLLISPFAEFDFMRYALASVFCLALSAAPVGVFLVMRRMSLVGDALSHAVLPGAAIGYMFAGLSLPAMSVGGFAAGLLMALLAGLASRFTSLKEDANFAAFYLSSLAIGVVLVSKNGSSVDLLHLLFGSVLSVDIPALQLIAASASVTVTALAIIYRPLVLESIDPLFLKAVGGKGGFWHVVFLILVVMNLVAGFQALGTLMSVGLMMLPSITARLWAKSMGALMALSVFIALVCGFAGLLFSYHVEIPSGPAIILCCGVLYAVSLVFGGEGGILGKWFKRRKHKAL is encoded by the coding sequence ATGAATTTATACGATTTGCTGATTTCCCCTTTTGCGGAATTCGACTTTATGCGCTATGCGCTTGCGTCGGTATTCTGTCTGGCTTTGAGTGCCGCTCCGGTCGGCGTGTTCCTGGTCATGCGGCGCATGAGCCTGGTGGGCGATGCTTTGAGTCATGCCGTCCTGCCCGGTGCGGCAATCGGCTATATGTTTGCCGGGCTGAGCCTGCCTGCAATGAGCGTCGGCGGGTTTGCAGCAGGCTTGCTGATGGCGCTGTTGGCGGGTTTGGCGAGCCGTTTTACATCGTTGAAGGAAGATGCCAACTTTGCCGCCTTTTACCTGAGCAGTCTGGCAATTGGCGTGGTTTTGGTCAGTAAAAACGGCAGCAGCGTCGATTTGCTGCATCTCTTGTTCGGGTCGGTCTTGTCGGTGGATATTCCCGCGCTGCAACTGATTGCCGCCTCGGCAAGCGTCACGGTAACGGCATTGGCGATTATTTACCGCCCGCTGGTTTTGGAAAGCATTGACCCGCTGTTTCTGAAGGCGGTCGGCGGGAAGGGCGGCTTTTGGCACGTCGTTTTCCTGATTTTGGTGGTGATGAACCTTGTTGCAGGCTTTCAGGCACTCGGTACGCTGATGTCGGTCGGTCTGATGATGCTACCGTCGATTACCGCGCGGCTCTGGGCGAAAAGCATGGGCGCTCTGATGGCTTTGTCCGTCTTTATCGCACTGGTCTGCGGTTTTGCCGGACTGCTGTTTTCCTATCACGTCGAAATTCCGTCGGGACCTGCGATTATCTTGTGCTGCGGCGTGCTGTATGCCGTATCGCTGGTGTTCGGAGGGGAGGGCGGTATATTGGGCAAATGGTTCAAGCGTCGCAAGCACAAGGCCTTGTGA
- the oppC gene encoding oligopeptide ABC transporter permease OppC, producing the protein MLFNKKNSRAIADAAEQAQVHGRSLWQDAWRRFSNNKAALCSVFILAAIILFVIAVPWVSAYTYDHTDWDNMQIPPSFATRHYFGTDLLGRDLFTRAAAGGRISLLIGIAGALVAVVIGTLYGALAGFFGGKLDSVMMRLLEILNAFPFMFFVILLTTFFGRNLLLIFVAIGLVSWLDVARIVRGQTLSLKHKEFVEAARITGVSRRRIVTRHIIPNVLGVVMVYASLLVPGMIMFESFLSFLGLGVQEPMTSWGSMLQDGAASMEAAPWQLLVPCFFLVATLFCFNFIGDGLRDALDPKDR; encoded by the coding sequence ATGCTATTCAACAAGAAAAATTCCCGCGCCATAGCAGACGCCGCCGAACAGGCACAAGTACACGGACGCAGCCTGTGGCAGGACGCATGGCGGCGTTTCAGCAACAACAAAGCCGCCCTGTGCAGCGTCTTCATCCTTGCCGCCATTATCCTCTTCGTTATCGCCGTCCCCTGGGTCAGCGCCTACACCTACGACCACACCGACTGGGACAACATGCAAATCCCGCCTTCCTTCGCCACCCGCCACTACTTCGGCACCGACCTGCTCGGACGCGACCTCTTTACCCGAGCCGCCGCCGGCGGACGCATCTCCCTGCTCATCGGCATCGCAGGCGCACTTGTCGCCGTCGTCATCGGCACGCTCTACGGCGCGCTCGCAGGCTTTTTCGGCGGCAAACTCGACTCCGTCATGATGCGCCTGCTCGAAATCCTCAACGCCTTTCCGTTTATGTTTTTCGTCATCCTGTTGACCACCTTCTTCGGACGCAACCTCTTACTCATCTTCGTCGCCATCGGACTCGTCTCATGGCTTGACGTCGCCCGCATCGTCCGCGGTCAAACCCTCAGCCTCAAACACAAAGAATTCGTCGAAGCCGCCCGCATCACAGGCGTATCCCGCCGCCGCATCGTTACCCGCCACATCATCCCCAACGTACTCGGTGTCGTCATGGTTTACGCCTCCCTGCTCGTCCCCGGCATGATCATGTTCGAATCCTTCCTCAGCTTCCTCGGATTGGGCGTACAAGAACCCATGACCAGTTGGGGCTCCATGCTCCAAGACGGCGCAGCCTCCATGGAAGCCGCCCCGTGGCAGCTCCTCGTCCCCTGCTTCTTCCTCGTCGCCACCCTCTTCTGCTTCAACTTCATCGGCGACGGCCTGCGCGACGCACTCGACCCCAAAGACCGCTGA